Proteins co-encoded in one Microcoleus sp. FACHB-831 genomic window:
- a CDS encoding histone deacetylase, protein MLPVIYSDEFLKHDTGRYHPERPERLTAIVNALKDAPWASQIDWQLPTPLDKRSVMPLLQSIHEESYINRVRDLALGGGGGLDMDTPVSPRSYNVALLAVNAWLDGVDRVVETGNPAFVLARPPGHHATINTGMGFCLFSNAAIAARYALDQPGINRVAILDWDVHHGNGTQDIVETHPQIVYCSLHQSPCYPGTGYASDRGEHNNVLNVPMVPSSTVAEYQLAFEQKAIPFLKNFQPDLLIVSAGYDANAADPLAGISLQPQDFGLFTDYCLQVTRRIVFGLEGGYDLSALSQSVVATIERCLI, encoded by the coding sequence ATGCTGCCTGTAATTTACTCGGATGAGTTTCTCAAGCACGACACTGGTCGATATCACCCAGAGCGACCAGAACGCTTAACTGCTATTGTAAACGCCTTAAAAGATGCTCCTTGGGCATCTCAAATTGACTGGCAGCTACCAACGCCTCTAGACAAGCGATCGGTGATGCCTCTGCTGCAAAGCATCCACGAGGAGAGCTATATTAACCGAGTCCGAGACTTGGCGCTGGGTGGCGGCGGTGGTTTGGATATGGATACTCCCGTTTCCCCGCGCAGCTACAATGTGGCTTTGCTAGCCGTAAATGCTTGGTTGGATGGCGTCGATCGCGTAGTAGAAACTGGCAACCCGGCATTTGTCCTCGCACGTCCCCCAGGACACCACGCCACAATTAATACGGGGATGGGGTTTTGTCTATTTTCCAATGCGGCGATCGCGGCTCGCTACGCTCTCGATCAACCAGGAATCAATCGCGTTGCTATCCTCGACTGGGACGTGCATCACGGTAACGGCACGCAAGACATAGTAGAAACCCATCCCCAAATTGTTTACTGTTCGCTGCATCAGTCTCCCTGTTATCCCGGTACGGGTTATGCAAGCGATCGCGGCGAACATAACAACGTCCTGAACGTTCCAATGGTTCCCAGCAGCACGGTAGCTGAGTATCAACTGGCATTTGAACAGAAGGCGATCCCATTTTTAAAGAATTTTCAGCCTGATTTGCTGATTGTCAGCGCTGGCTACGACGCCAATGCAGCAGATCCGTTAGCGGGGATTTCTTTGCAACCACAAGATTTTGGCCTGTTCACCGATTATTGTCTGCAAGTTACCCGCCGCATCGTTTTTGGTCTGGAAGGAGGATACGATCTTTCTGCTCTTTCTCAGTCTGTAGTGGCGACTATTGAGCGTTGTTTGATTTAG
- a CDS encoding tetratricopeptide repeat protein, with protein sequence MHKSIAILGTFVGILSINYTINVLHSPNLVAQMTSAEDFYKQGMQKLELQDFQGAIALFNQAINQNPNNAEAYLYRGLAKRGLSDSMGALADFKDALRLDSSYGDAIKTSQRHPKLNPAYDILNNARQQYFSEVIERNPNDVQAYFYRGIANRYSDTQQAIADLTKVISLQPNNAEAFFYRGTFNSQYDADKAIADFNEAIRLNPKYTEAYLQRGAIYAHTNKERQAISDYETSIRVNPNNADSYLNRSGIREKQGDIKGASADLTEAIRLKPDELARLYTSRGELHLKLKDTQKGLADYSEAIRYASDVKDYIGGGYPSYMAYGRRANLRDELKDYQGAIADYTQLIRLAPPGSAFDGAINSSDIWADAYFRRAEAKIKISDTRGALQDYRQAVKYFSERGWQTDNYKKATAQIKKLQK encoded by the coding sequence ATGCACAAATCAATCGCTATTCTCGGAACTTTTGTTGGCATACTTAGCATAAATTATACTATAAATGTATTGCATTCCCCCAACCTTGTCGCGCAAATGACGAGCGCAGAGGATTTCTACAAACAGGGAATGCAGAAGCTGGAACTACAAGATTTTCAAGGAGCGATCGCGCTATTCAACCAAGCAATTAATCAAAATCCCAATAATGCGGAAGCTTACCTTTATCGGGGGCTTGCGAAGCGCGGTTTATCTGATTCTATGGGCGCGTTAGCCGATTTTAAAGATGCATTGCGCCTCGATTCCAGCTATGGAGATGCTATTAAAACGTCTCAGCGCCATCCCAAACTTAACCCAGCTTACGACATCCTGAACAATGCCCGTCAGCAATATTTTAGCGAAGTTATCGAGCGTAACCCTAACGATGTTCAAGCTTATTTCTATCGGGGAATTGCCAATAGATACTCAGATACTCAACAGGCGATCGCCGATCTTACTAAAGTAATAAGCTTGCAACCCAACAATGCTGAAGCCTTCTTTTATCGGGGGACTTTCAACAGCCAATATGACGCAGATAAAGCGATCGCTGATTTCAACGAGGCGATTCGGCTTAATCCTAAATATACTGAAGCCTATCTCCAGCGAGGGGCAATTTACGCACATACAAACAAAGAACGTCAAGCCATCTCCGATTATGAGACTAGCATTCGGGTAAATCCCAACAATGCAGACTCCTACTTAAACAGATCGGGTATTCGTGAAAAACAGGGGGATATTAAAGGAGCGAGCGCAGATCTTACAGAGGCAATTCGCCTTAAACCTGACGAATTAGCTAGACTCTACACTAGCAGAGGAGAACTTCATCTTAAGCTAAAAGATACTCAAAAAGGGCTTGCAGATTATAGCGAAGCTATTCGCTATGCAAGCGACGTTAAGGATTACATTGGCGGAGGCTATCCATCATATATGGCGTATGGAAGGAGGGCAAATCTGCGCGATGAACTTAAAGATTATCAAGGAGCGATCGCCGATTACACCCAACTCATCCGCCTTGCTCCTCCTGGTAGTGCTTTCGATGGCGCTATTAATTCATCCGATATTTGGGCTGATGCTTACTTTAGACGCGCAGAGGCTAAAATTAAAATTAGTGACACGCGCGGGGCGCTTCAGGATTATCGCCAAGCTGTAAAATATTTTAGCGAACGGGGTTGGCAGACAGATAACTACAAAAAGGCAACCGCGCAGATTAAGAAGCTTCAGAAATAG
- a CDS encoding tetratricopeptide repeat protein: MKQLHLAIGIFGLATTLASISPKVYALPSPNIILAQNNAEYFFSGGMEKANKGDFTGAIADFTEAVRINPNYSDAYYNRGLARAASQDLQGAIEDYTLAIEVNQQWGNNSISFAYNNRGNAVNNLGDVEAAIADYDRAINANPDLAETYINRGVARSNLADFQGAIADYNKAIELQPNNALAYNNRGSAQRNLGDSKGAIADYTKAIELQPNFALAYNNRGNARNDIKDYKGAIADYTEAINLNPNDATAYNNRGIVRVKMKDKPGALQDLQAAAQLYEQQANQSGYEQIMPIILNLQN; the protein is encoded by the coding sequence ATGAAACAGCTTCACTTGGCAATCGGCATTTTCGGTCTAGCTACTACTTTAGCCAGCATTAGCCCTAAAGTTTACGCCTTACCTTCCCCAAACATTATCCTTGCTCAAAACAACGCCGAATACTTTTTTAGTGGCGGTATGGAAAAAGCTAATAAAGGCGATTTCACGGGGGCGATCGCTGATTTCACAGAAGCAGTTAGAATAAATCCTAACTATTCCGACGCTTACTATAACCGGGGGCTTGCACGCGCCGCAAGCCAGGATTTACAAGGGGCAATTGAAGATTATACCCTGGCAATAGAAGTTAATCAGCAGTGGGGGAATAATAGCATTTCTTTCGCCTACAATAACCGGGGTAATGCTGTTAACAATTTAGGAGATGTTGAAGCCGCGATCGCCGATTACGATCGGGCAATTAATGCCAACCCAGATTTAGCGGAAACATACATCAATCGTGGTGTTGCACGGAGCAATTTAGCAGATTTTCAAGGAGCGATCGCAGATTACAACAAAGCAATCGAACTACAACCTAACAATGCTTTAGCTTACAATAATAGAGGCTCTGCCCAACGCAATTTGGGAGATTCTAAAGGAGCGATCGCCGATTACACTAAGGCGATAGAACTACAGCCAAATTTTGCCTTAGCCTATAACAACCGGGGTAATGCTCGTAACGATATCAAAGATTATAAAGGAGCGATCGCCGATTACACCGAAGCGATTAATCTCAATCCTAATGATGCTACTGCTTACAACAATCGGGGTATTGTCCGCGTTAAAATGAAAGACAAACCGGGGGCACTTCAAGATTTGCAAGCAGCAGCGCAACTTTACGAGCAGCAAGCTAACCAATCTGGCTACGAACAAATAATGCCTATAATTCTCAACCTTCAGAATTAG
- a CDS encoding chloride channel protein: MLPKKSNSPKKTQHWAFTQLSGLVKRNPLMISRWVLRWAIVGTVCGLFASLYWNVLELMIHGLQKFQGASLLIVMPLAGLVIGLIIHFMGNPGEIAVIVDNIHFRGGRLDARKNPSMILASLVSISAGGSAGPEAPLVQVTGSFGTWVADRLKLEGEDLRSMSLAAMAAGFTALFGAPLGGAMFALEILHHQHVLEYYEALMPAIVSSCASYLVFAAITHLGIAPTWHFPQYGLTEFDDFGAAILFGIIGAAAGWIFMSIFRGCDRAFSILPGPIYVRTTVAGLVLGILAASYPLTRYFGHEELDSLLDSNFPAFFLIALAAAKMTAIGVTVTGGWRGGFIIPLFFTGACIGKAVAMLIPGVNPALATICTMAALNAGVTRTPVSTTLLLAKLTNISPFTPILFASLIGFFLAPKVPLITSQLKTKRSAIAE, encoded by the coding sequence GTGTTACCAAAAAAAAGCAATAGCCCCAAGAAAACTCAACATTGGGCGTTTACTCAGCTTTCAGGGCTTGTAAAGCGTAATCCGTTAATGATTTCGCGCTGGGTTTTACGTTGGGCTATTGTCGGTACTGTTTGTGGCTTATTCGCTAGCTTGTACTGGAATGTCCTAGAGTTGATGATTCATGGGCTGCAAAAATTTCAGGGGGCGAGTTTACTCATCGTCATGCCACTCGCTGGTTTAGTTATCGGCCTAATTATCCATTTTATGGGGAATCCTGGCGAAATTGCGGTAATTGTCGATAACATCCACTTTCGCGGCGGAAGGCTGGATGCTCGCAAAAATCCCTCGATGATTCTTGCCTCTTTAGTTAGCATATCGGCAGGCGGTAGCGCTGGCCCAGAAGCACCGCTGGTACAAGTTACAGGATCTTTTGGTACTTGGGTGGCTGACCGATTAAAACTGGAAGGGGAAGATCTTAGATCCATGAGTTTGGCGGCGATGGCTGCTGGCTTCACTGCGTTGTTTGGCGCACCTCTTGGCGGTGCTATGTTTGCCTTAGAAATTTTGCACCACCAACACGTTTTAGAGTATTACGAAGCGCTAATGCCAGCCATTGTTTCTAGTTGCGCTAGTTATTTGGTTTTTGCCGCAATTACCCATTTAGGAATTGCACCAACCTGGCATTTTCCCCAGTATGGTTTAACCGAATTTGACGATTTTGGTGCGGCTATTTTGTTTGGGATAATTGGGGCAGCGGCTGGATGGATTTTTATGAGTATTTTTCGCGGGTGCGATCGCGCTTTTTCTATCCTTCCAGGGCCGATTTATGTACGCACTACAGTAGCAGGTTTGGTACTAGGCATTTTAGCCGCAAGCTACCCCCTAACTCGCTATTTTGGACATGAGGAATTAGACTCTCTTCTCGATAGTAACTTTCCTGCGTTTTTCCTTATAGCTCTAGCTGCTGCAAAAATGACCGCAATCGGCGTTACGGTTACTGGCGGTTGGCGCGGTGGGTTTATTATCCCCTTGTTTTTCACGGGTGCTTGTATTGGCAAAGCAGTGGCAATGTTAATTCCTGGAGTGAATCCTGCTTTAGCCACAATCTGTACTATGGCTGCGCTTAATGCAGGGGTGACGCGCACGCCTGTGAGTACGACTTTGCTGCTAGCGAAACTGACTAACATCAGCCCGTTCACGCCAATTTTATTTGCGAGTTTAATTGGCTTTTTTCTGGCTCCCAAAGTGCCTTTAATTACATCTCAACTCAAGACAAAGCGCAGTGCGATCGCTGAATGA
- the gyrA gene encoding DNA gyrase subunit A encodes MTFSQERIIPTDLGGEMSRSYLEYAMSVIVGRALPDARDGLKPVHRRILYAMHELGLMPDRPFRKCARVVGEVLGKYHPHGDTAVYDALVRMAQDFSMRSPLINGHGNFGSVDNDPPAAMRYTECRLQQLTTDAMLQDIESETVDFGDNFDGSQQEPLVLPARVPQLLLNGSSGIAVGMATNIPPHNLGELINGLIALINNPEITDIQLMQYIPGPDFPTGGQILGTSGIKEAYTTGRGSITMRGVAQIETIEHRGRPDREAIIITQLPYQTNKAALIEKIAEMVNEKRLEGIADIRDESDRDGMRIVIELKRDAYPRVVLNNLYKQTPLQGNFGANMLAIVNGEPQLLTLSQFLKVFLDFRIDCIARRTRYELRKAQERDHLLQGLLIALLNLDGIVSLIRRAADAPTARQELMDTYGLSEAQADAILQMQLRRLTALEAEKIRAEHDELQARIADLQDILARRERILEIIQTEVQQIKETHSTPRRTIIEHAEGEIDDTDLIANEKALILLTEQGYIKRMPVNTFEAQSRNTRGKKGSGMKDDDGIEHFLTCCDHDSILFFSDRGVVYCLRAYQIPTGTRTAKGTPIVQMLPIPRAEKITSIVPVSEFTSDEYLVMMTKGGYIKKTELAAFSNIRANGLIAISLEEGDQLRWVRRARADDSIIIGSRAGMAIHYRTSHEQLRPLGRATRGVKAMSLRNGDELISMDILPGQVVANLVEVEESEIAEDVTETEDLGLGDATSEVEIVESEEQVENQKSETQNLKSEGPWVLVITMGGYGKRVPVSQFRLQNRAGIGLVATKFRKPKDKLAALHIVNEEDELMMVTSRGIIIRQAVNAISTQSRGATGVRVQRLDEDDAIAAVALVPPTAEGDEEESE; translated from the coding sequence ATGACCTTCTCCCAGGAGCGGATTATCCCCACGGATTTAGGGGGCGAAATGTCCCGGTCTTACCTGGAATACGCAATGAGCGTGATTGTCGGTCGGGCACTTCCAGATGCCAGAGATGGGCTAAAACCCGTACACCGACGCATCCTCTACGCAATGCACGAGTTGGGCTTGATGCCAGACAGACCGTTTCGTAAGTGCGCGAGGGTTGTGGGGGAAGTGCTGGGTAAATATCACCCGCACGGCGACACGGCAGTGTACGATGCCTTAGTGAGGATGGCGCAGGATTTTTCCATGCGATCGCCCCTAATTAACGGGCATGGCAACTTTGGCTCGGTTGACAACGACCCTCCCGCAGCAATGCGTTATACCGAGTGCCGTCTGCAACAGCTGACGACGGACGCGATGTTGCAAGACATCGAATCGGAAACTGTTGACTTCGGCGATAACTTCGACGGTTCCCAGCAAGAACCGCTGGTATTACCAGCACGGGTTCCGCAGTTGTTGCTTAACGGTTCAAGCGGGATTGCTGTGGGGATGGCAACAAACATTCCGCCCCACAATCTCGGAGAGTTGATTAATGGCTTAATTGCCCTAATCAACAATCCAGAAATTACCGATATCCAGCTGATGCAATACATCCCCGGCCCCGATTTTCCTACGGGCGGGCAGATTTTGGGAACTTCTGGGATTAAAGAAGCCTACACGACGGGGCGCGGTTCAATTACCATGCGCGGTGTCGCCCAGATTGAAACAATCGAACATCGGGGGCGTCCGGACAGAGAAGCGATTATAATCACGCAATTGCCTTACCAAACAAATAAGGCGGCGCTGATTGAAAAAATCGCAGAAATGGTGAATGAAAAGCGCCTAGAAGGTATTGCAGATATTCGGGATGAGAGCGATCGCGATGGCATGCGAATCGTCATAGAGCTGAAGCGTGATGCCTATCCGCGCGTAGTCCTTAATAACCTCTACAAGCAGACTCCATTGCAAGGGAACTTTGGAGCGAATATGCTCGCGATCGTCAATGGCGAACCCCAGCTACTAACGCTTTCCCAGTTCCTTAAAGTATTCTTAGATTTTCGCATCGATTGTATCGCAAGGCGCACGCGATACGAATTGCGGAAAGCGCAAGAGCGCGACCATTTGTTGCAAGGATTGCTGATAGCACTCCTGAATTTAGATGGAATTGTTAGCCTAATTCGTAGGGCTGCCGATGCACCAACCGCACGTCAAGAATTGATGGATACCTACGGACTGTCAGAGGCGCAAGCAGATGCAATTTTGCAAATGCAATTGCGGCGATTGACAGCTCTGGAAGCGGAGAAAATTCGGGCTGAACATGATGAGTTGCAAGCGCGGATTGCAGATTTGCAGGATATCTTGGCTAGACGCGAACGCATCCTGGAAATCATTCAAACCGAAGTGCAGCAAATAAAGGAAACGCACTCGACACCGCGCCGGACTATCATCGAACACGCAGAAGGCGAGATTGATGACACCGACCTAATTGCCAATGAAAAAGCCTTGATATTGCTCACCGAACAGGGTTATATCAAGCGGATGCCAGTCAACACCTTTGAAGCGCAAAGTCGCAACACCAGAGGCAAGAAAGGCAGCGGCATGAAGGACGATGATGGCATCGAGCATTTCCTCACCTGCTGCGATCACGACAGCATTTTATTCTTCAGCGATCGCGGCGTAGTCTACTGTCTGAGAGCGTACCAAATTCCAACTGGAACTCGCACAGCAAAAGGAACGCCAATCGTGCAAATGTTGCCGATTCCCCGCGCTGAAAAAATCACTTCCATTGTGCCAGTATCAGAATTCACCAGCGACGAATATCTGGTGATGATGACCAAAGGTGGTTATATCAAAAAGACCGAACTGGCAGCTTTTAGCAACATTCGGGCAAATGGATTGATTGCCATTTCTCTCGAAGAAGGAGATCAGTTGCGGTGGGTGCGACGTGCAAGAGCTGATGACAGCATTATCATTGGCTCAAGGGCGGGAATGGCTATTCACTATAGAACCAGCCACGAGCAGTTGCGTCCCCTCGGTCGCGCCACGCGGGGAGTTAAAGCAATGTCTCTGCGTAATGGCGATGAACTGATCAGCATGGATATTTTGCCCGGTCAAGTTGTTGCTAACCTGGTAGAAGTCGAGGAATCGGAGATTGCTGAAGACGTTACAGAGACAGAGGATTTGGGATTGGGAGATGCTACTTCCGAGGTAGAAATTGTCGAATCGGAAGAGCAAGTTGAAAATCAAAAATCCGAAACCCAAAACCTCAAATCAGAAGGGCCTTGGGTGCTGGTGATTACGATGGGAGGATATGGAAAGCGAGTACCAGTATCGCAATTCCGATTGCAAAATCGGGCTGGGATAGGGTTAGTTGCAACCAAATTCCGCAAACCTAAAGACAAGTTAGCCGCCCTCCATATTGTGAATGAAGAAGATGAGTTGATGATGGTAACGAGCCGGGGGATTATTATCCGTCAGGCTGTGAATGCAATTTCAACTCAATCTCGCGGTGCAACTGGAGTGCGGGTACAAAGGTTGGATGAGGATGATGCGATCGCAGCTGTGGCTCTCGTTCCCCCAACTGCGGAAGGCGATGAAGAAGAGAGCGAATAG
- the lnt gene encoding apolipoprotein N-acyltransferase, which translates to MGLTTAPVSAWPLAWIALVPLWVAVVGSIPIQNLKSKIQNSLVWGIGYHGLALFWITGIHPMTWMGVPWLASIAIALFCWTFITLWGAALVTAWGVAMAILNSKLKTQKTKLRTVSRVLIGVALWCALEYFWSLGSLWWTSLSYTQSPHNLAILHLGQISGPTAVTAAIVAVNGLIAEAWINRKKETNSPLPSSGTLRFVPHKTYLAIATGLLISLHILGFALYSQPLNQSPETALKVGIIQGNVPNEIKLYPDGWRRAIEGYTEGYKTLAASGVEAVLTPETALPFYINEIKRGSFYSAILENKVVAWLGAFGQEGRSITNSLFTITGTGEVFSRYSKAKLVPLGEFIPFEEFFGGFIDRLSPLDAHLVAGEPTQLFDTPFGRAIVSICYESVFAQHFQRQAAAGGQFIITASNNAHYSKEMPAQHHAQDVMRAIETDRWAARATNTGYSGIVDPHGRTIWLSGINSYEVHADTIYLRQTQTLYVRWGDWLTPLLLVVGALALVISTKQTDTKMPIQ; encoded by the coding sequence ATGGGGCTTACCACCGCCCCAGTTTCGGCTTGGCCCTTAGCATGGATTGCCTTAGTTCCCCTCTGGGTAGCGGTTGTTGGTTCCATACCAATCCAAAATCTAAAATCCAAAATCCAAAATTCTCTAGTTTGGGGAATTGGTTATCACGGTCTAGCTTTGTTTTGGATTACCGGGATTCACCCCATGACATGGATGGGGGTTCCCTGGCTCGCTAGTATAGCGATCGCACTCTTCTGCTGGACATTCATCACCCTCTGGGGAGCAGCCTTAGTCACAGCTTGGGGCGTAGCAATGGCAATTTTGAATTCAAAACTGAAAACTCAAAAAACGAAGCTAAGAACTGTTTCTCGCGTCCTCATAGGTGTTGCCCTATGGTGTGCTTTAGAATATTTCTGGAGCCTTGGGTCGCTGTGGTGGACATCACTTTCTTACACCCAAAGTCCCCACAATTTAGCAATTTTGCACTTAGGCCAAATCTCTGGCCCCACCGCAGTAACAGCAGCAATTGTAGCCGTAAATGGCTTAATTGCCGAAGCTTGGATTAATCGCAAAAAAGAAACTAATTCTCCTCTTCCTTCCTCTGGTACTTTGCGGTTCGTTCCTCATAAAACTTATTTAGCAATTGCAACTGGATTATTAATTAGTCTACATATACTTGGTTTTGCACTATATAGCCAACCTTTAAATCAATCCCCAGAAACAGCCTTAAAAGTAGGGATTATTCAGGGCAATGTTCCCAATGAAATTAAGCTTTACCCAGATGGTTGGCGTCGGGCTATCGAAGGCTATACAGAGGGTTATAAAACTTTAGCTGCATCGGGCGTAGAAGCTGTTTTAACACCAGAAACAGCCTTGCCATTTTATATAAATGAAATTAAACGTGGCTCTTTCTACTCAGCTATTTTAGAAAATAAGGTTGTCGCCTGGTTGGGAGCGTTTGGCCAAGAGGGACGTAGTATAACTAACAGCTTGTTTACTATCACCGGAACGGGGGAAGTTTTTAGCCGCTACAGCAAGGCAAAATTAGTTCCCCTGGGAGAATTCATTCCATTTGAAGAATTTTTTGGCGGATTCATCGACCGACTTTCCCCTTTAGATGCTCACCTGGTTGCAGGTGAGCCGACTCAATTATTTGACACGCCTTTTGGTCGGGCGATTGTCAGTATCTGTTATGAATCTGTTTTCGCCCAACATTTCCAGCGTCAAGCTGCGGCTGGGGGACAATTTATTATCACGGCTTCTAATAATGCCCATTACAGTAAAGAAATGCCAGCGCAACACCATGCCCAAGATGTGATGCGGGCGATTGAAACTGATAGGTGGGCAGCAAGAGCAACTAATACTGGTTATTCTGGTATTGTTGACCCTCACGGTAGAACAATATGGCTTTCTGGGATTAATTCTTATGAGGTTCATGCAGATACAATTTATCTGCGACAGACGCAGACATTGTATGTGCGGTGGGGTGATTGGTTAACGCCACTGTTGTTAGTTGTAGGAGCGCTCGCTCTAGTTATTTCTACAAAGCAGACTGACACAAAAATGCCAATACAATAA
- a CDS encoding Uma2 family endonuclease: protein MFKYNPLHCLPSAEDLPDSDDKPVDNQLQDLIPHLLLEILAMVWAERIDWFFGVDMGIYYDPEKPAIAPDGFLSLGVERVFHEDLRLSYLLWEENRVPILALEVVSQKPGGEYSTKKKLYAEMGVLYYAVYNPRRRRKAPLEVYRLVNDEYVLQSGNPLWLPEIGLAIGRERGTYQGITREWLYWYDEQGQRFLTPEERAYQAEQRARKLEEKLRSLGIDPDAFN from the coding sequence ATGTTTAAGTACAACCCGCTGCACTGTTTGCCCTCTGCGGAGGATCTACCCGACTCCGACGATAAACCTGTGGATAATCAACTCCAAGATTTAATTCCCCACCTGCTTTTAGAGATCCTGGCTATGGTGTGGGCAGAGCGCATAGATTGGTTTTTTGGTGTTGATATGGGAATATATTATGACCCAGAAAAACCAGCGATCGCGCCAGATGGGTTTTTGAGTCTAGGAGTCGAGCGCGTTTTTCACGAAGACTTGCGCTTGAGTTACTTGCTTTGGGAAGAAAATCGCGTACCAATTTTAGCCCTAGAAGTTGTTTCCCAAAAACCAGGCGGGGAATATAGCACCAAGAAGAAACTCTATGCCGAAATGGGAGTGTTGTACTATGCGGTTTACAATCCCCGTCGCCGCAGAAAAGCACCTCTAGAAGTTTATCGCTTAGTGAATGATGAATATGTGTTGCAGTCGGGAAATCCGCTTTGGCTACCGGAAATAGGTTTAGCAATTGGACGAGAACGAGGAACTTATCAAGGAATAACGCGGGAGTGGCTTTATTGGTACGACGAGCAAGGGCAAAGATTTCTAACGCCTGAAGAACGCGCCTACCAAGCAGAACAACGCGCTAGAAAATTAGAGGAAAAACTGCGATCGCTCGGTATAGATCCCGATGCTTTCAATTAA
- a CDS encoding DUF4142 domain-containing protein — protein MFKTLTVTSALVAAGLLGVLESSAIAQTSRPTRSAPASSSSRNQISALDRQFVIDAAHGGIAEVKMAQLALQKSTSPEVKRFAQQMIDQHTPANKELMRLAAQKGIAAPTDEGPKYKAAMMRVMQMSGDSFDKAYMSEGGVNGHLEAAAVYQRQTMMGQDPDLKAFAAKMLPAVQGHLEMASIMTGYRVARDGNTMPGMTGTSGANTTMPGMTGTQRGNTTMPGMTGTQGGSNMMPGMNGTSGGNTTTPATTGTPTSR, from the coding sequence ATGTTTAAAACACTAACCGTAACCAGCGCTTTGGTAGCAGCAGGATTATTAGGTGTATTGGAATCGTCAGCCATAGCTCAGACAAGCCGCCCCACAAGGTCTGCGCCTGCATCGTCCTCAAGCCGCAACCAGATTAGTGCCTTAGACAGGCAGTTTGTTATAGACGCCGCGCACGGGGGAATCGCGGAAGTAAAAATGGCGCAACTGGCATTGCAGAAGTCAACTAGCCCAGAGGTGAAGCGGTTCGCACAGCAGATGATCGATCAGCACACGCCAGCAAATAAGGAACTGATGCGGTTAGCCGCCCAGAAGGGAATCGCTGCTCCCACCGATGAGGGGCCGAAATATAAAGCAGCAATGATGCGAGTGATGCAGATGTCGGGAGATAGTTTCGACAAAGCATACATGAGCGAGGGTGGGGTTAACGGTCATCTTGAGGCGGCAGCCGTTTACCAGCGCCAAACCATGATGGGACAAGATCCAGATCTAAAAGCTTTTGCAGCTAAAATGCTGCCAGCCGTGCAGGGTCATTTGGAAATGGCTAGCATCATGACAGGTTATAGAGTTGCACGCGATGGCAATACTATGCCTGGGATGACTGGAACATCAGGGGCTAACACTACCATGCCTGGGATGACTGGGACGCAAAGGGGTAACACTACCATGCCTGGAATGACTGGGACGCAAGGGGGTAGCAATATGATGCCTGGGATGAATGGAACATCAGGGGGTAACACTACCACGCCTGCAACAACTGGTACACCAACGAGCAGATAA